The following coding sequences are from one Microcoleus sp. bin38.metabat.b11b12b14.051 window:
- a CDS encoding HAMP domain-containing sensor histidine kinase encodes MAPQESKMVFRRCLLQTRQDFPFGELKSVVNFNKIQRLHMSKINLLKTTGNQASVSVASWEIKGEANHEPEQFNHQDKPVESRKVNPKNSSLGKLMQLFISEQLASLATKSKPSFFQNIAEKTSFKLGKILPKKIGGLPLHQKIGGGYFLAIGIGFIGSFSGLVIADCHQGEGLKQLNDAHIQAQLLGNFKDAALAAQLQGSQLDSFVDNYALLNQQKAQFFNSIVKAKSLHSRLEEFADSQPAWLAAKPKVFKALLQNCTEELESYAGNLSLTLQQIEPSQMSPREIESARKLLAIESGEGAKVLDRHLEELSKILDIAQHQERQGGVVMEDAQGIEKAIITISMLLSVAVAGMVAYRTSRAIAKPVVSVTQVAEQVAAESNFDLRAPVTAQDEIGSLAVSLNHLIERVSEHTKELEQAKEEALAASTAKSQFLANMSHELRTPLNAIIGYSQLLLEDARDSGCKDFVPDLDKIQNAGTHLLSLVNDILDLSKIQTGGMKLNIEEFEIASLVDSVGMAEKVCIEKNGNVLEIECDRNVGTMHADFRKMRKVLQHLLNNAAKFTKKGSVKISVSRIPGTGEFYAEAKLSGLVENSRAGGCTKSSSIACPIANVTASDWICFRVQDSGIGMSEEQQHKLFEAFAQADCSATRQYGGTGLGLTISRHYCQMMGGEILVESQEGKGSVFTVRIPAGNS; translated from the coding sequence ATGGCTCCACAAGAGTCAAAGATGGTTTTTCGCAGGTGTCTGCTGCAAACCAGACAAGATTTTCCGTTTGGAGAACTTAAGAGCGTGGTAAATTTTAACAAAATACAGCGGTTGCATATGTCAAAAATTAACTTGCTAAAAACAACAGGAAACCAAGCAAGTGTATCGGTTGCATCTTGGGAAATAAAGGGCGAAGCAAATCACGAGCCAGAACAATTTAACCACCAAGACAAACCTGTGGAAAGTCGAAAAGTTAACCCCAAAAATAGCAGTTTAGGTAAACTGATGCAGCTCTTTATTTCCGAACAGTTGGCTTCTTTAGCAACAAAATCAAAGCCATCATTTTTCCAAAATATTGCCGAAAAAACATCCTTCAAGCTCGGCAAAATACTGCCAAAAAAAATTGGCGGTTTGCCGCTCCATCAAAAAATTGGTGGGGGGTATTTTCTGGCAATAGGAATCGGTTTTATTGGCTCCTTCAGCGGACTGGTGATTGCTGACTGCCACCAAGGAGAAGGATTAAAACAACTCAATGACGCTCACATACAAGCGCAATTGCTCGGCAATTTTAAAGATGCTGCCCTAGCTGCACAGTTGCAGGGTTCGCAGCTAGATTCTTTTGTAGACAATTATGCTTTATTGAATCAGCAAAAAGCGCAGTTTTTCAATAGTATTGTCAAGGCAAAAAGCCTGCATTCACGCCTAGAAGAGTTTGCCGACAGCCAACCCGCTTGGCTGGCAGCTAAGCCGAAAGTTTTCAAAGCTTTACTCCAAAATTGCACCGAAGAGTTAGAATCCTATGCGGGTAATCTCTCTTTAACTTTACAGCAAATCGAGCCGTCACAAATGTCGCCTCGGGAGATAGAGTCAGCCCGAAAATTGTTGGCGATAGAAAGCGGAGAAGGTGCAAAAGTGCTCGATCGCCATCTTGAGGAATTGAGCAAAATCCTCGATATTGCCCAGCATCAAGAGCGACAAGGTGGCGTAGTGATGGAGGATGCCCAAGGCATCGAAAAGGCGATAATTACGATCAGTATGCTGCTGTCGGTAGCCGTGGCGGGAATGGTGGCTTACCGCACCAGTCGGGCGATCGCCAAACCAGTCGTCAGCGTCACTCAGGTAGCCGAACAAGTAGCCGCCGAGTCAAATTTTGACTTGCGAGCACCAGTCACCGCACAAGATGAAATCGGCTCGCTAGCAGTGTCTCTCAATCACCTGATCGAGCGAGTTTCCGAACATACCAAAGAATTAGAACAAGCAAAAGAAGAAGCTTTAGCAGCCAGCACTGCTAAAAGCCAGTTTCTAGCAAATATGAGCCACGAGTTGCGGACGCCTTTAAACGCAATTATCGGCTACAGTCAACTACTTTTAGAAGATGCTAGGGATTCCGGCTGCAAGGATTTTGTTCCCGACTTAGACAAGATTCAGAATGCAGGCACGCACCTGCTATCTTTGGTTAACGATATCCTCGATTTGTCGAAAATTCAAACCGGGGGAATGAAACTCAACATCGAAGAGTTTGAGATCGCATCCCTAGTCGATAGTGTAGGGATGGCGGAGAAAGTATGTATAGAAAAAAATGGCAATGTTTTAGAAATAGAGTGCGATCGCAATGTCGGGACAATGCACGCAGATTTCCGGAAAATGCGGAAAGTGTTGCAACACCTGCTGAACAATGCTGCGAAGTTTACCAAAAAAGGTAGCGTCAAAATCAGCGTCAGCCGCATTCCGGGAACCGGAGAATTCTATGCTGAGGCTAAGCTATCTGGTTTAGTTGAAAATTCCCGGGCTGGAGGTTGCACAAAATCGAGTTCGATTGCTTGTCCGATTGCTAATGTGACAGCATCGGATTGGATTTGCTTTCGAGTTCAAGATAGCGGTATTGGAATGTCTGAGGAACAGCAGCACAAATTGTTTGAAGCCTTCGCCCAGGCTGATTGTTCGGCGACGCGCCAGTACGGCGGCACTGGATTGGGGCTGACAATCAGCCGCCATTACTGTCAGATGATGGGCGGCGAGATTTTGGTAGAAAGCCAGGAGGGAAAAGGGTCTGTTTTCACTGTCCGCATACCAGCAGGAAATAGTTAA
- a CDS encoding HEAT repeat domain-containing protein → MNSAATLIQELSELSDDQFHQKYLKQKQGMHALATILPQVEEQSLALRAIKLSLKVNLKLGSKLAGKLKPEFQKAALKLIAKITISPLLKIQLLALTCSDMAIPMLVKALSHKNSAVRVHCIRAIGKIGSPTAVIALARSLESEDSQVQAWAAWALGEIDTKPAAWALVKALNHKSGAVRAWAVWALGKINPKTSVAALLKALKHQDSEVRWRAAVNCGKIGSDAVVSRLIDALRDENQLVRARAAAALGKIGAIEAVPRLIELLQDRDSYAVSLRAAEALGQIGTETAVSGLLQALNHDDSDVRGSAVSALGEISSEVAAVAVMRSLSDRDIFVRGRAAVALGNINTAGDDNLQQMVAAGLAIARGDSESYVRWRVAAALGQIGTEEAVAGLVRLLGDDTPGVRQKAVKSLGQIGSPAAVLALEAALNREVADVRALAAQYLPDRSGEVKTVYFDGEAAADLSEAKLPHILIASEAEASEYIIDRAAGPNLQYLISIGTPGAPEPKIFHKVPNRLRQSFNDLETPVDDPDRVLPALDDVLEIIDFALKISARPGNLLVCCQSGISRSAAAALTVCAVLTGRGLESEAWALVLAARPQARPNRWMVELADEALGRGGKLSNLGVTHG, encoded by the coding sequence ATGAACTCAGCAGCAACCCTCATCCAAGAGCTATCAGAGCTCAGCGACGATCAATTTCACCAAAAGTATCTGAAACAAAAACAAGGGATGCACGCCTTGGCGACAATATTGCCACAAGTTGAAGAGCAAAGTCTGGCTTTGCGGGCAATAAAACTGTCGCTCAAAGTAAATTTAAAACTCGGCTCGAAACTAGCAGGAAAGCTCAAGCCAGAATTTCAAAAAGCAGCACTAAAATTAATCGCAAAAATCACAATTTCTCCCCTGCTCAAAATTCAACTGCTGGCGCTAACTTGTTCGGATATGGCAATTCCGATGCTGGTTAAAGCATTGAGCCACAAAAACAGTGCGGTGCGCGTTCATTGCATTCGGGCGATCGGTAAAATTGGCTCTCCAACAGCAGTAATTGCCTTAGCTCGATCGCTCGAATCGGAAGATTCCCAAGTGCAAGCTTGGGCTGCTTGGGCTCTGGGAGAAATTGACACCAAACCAGCAGCTTGGGCGCTGGTGAAAGCCCTGAACCACAAGTCCGGCGCGGTACGCGCTTGGGCCGTTTGGGCTTTGGGCAAAATTAACCCGAAAACATCTGTCGCCGCACTGCTCAAAGCCCTCAAACATCAAGACTCGGAGGTGCGCTGGCGGGCGGCGGTCAACTGCGGAAAAATTGGCTCCGATGCAGTTGTTTCCAGGCTGATCGACGCCCTCAGAGATGAAAATCAGCTCGTCCGCGCTAGGGCGGCGGCGGCTTTGGGCAAAATTGGCGCGATCGAAGCAGTACCGCGACTAATAGAATTGCTCCAGGATCGCGACTCCTATGCCGTTTCTTTGAGGGCGGCGGAAGCATTGGGACAAATCGGCACGGAAACCGCTGTCTCCGGGCTGCTGCAAGCCCTCAACCATGACGACTCAGATGTGCGCGGCAGTGCAGTTTCTGCCTTGGGGGAAATCAGCAGCGAGGTGGCCGCAGTGGCGGTAATGCGATCGCTCTCGGATCGAGATATTTTCGTGCGCGGCCGGGCGGCGGTGGCTTTGGGGAACATCAATACAGCCGGAGATGATAACTTGCAACAAATGGTGGCGGCCGGACTGGCGATCGCGCGCGGCGACAGCGAATCCTACGTGCGGTGGAGAGTGGCTGCTGCTTTGGGGCAAATTGGCACAGAGGAGGCCGTAGCAGGTTTGGTGCGACTGCTGGGAGACGATACCCCTGGAGTGCGCCAGAAGGCTGTTAAATCCCTCGGTCAAATTGGGTCTCCCGCTGCTGTTTTGGCTCTGGAAGCAGCTTTAAACCGCGAAGTTGCTGACGTTCGCGCCCTGGCCGCCCAATACTTGCCCGATCGCAGCGGTGAGGTAAAAACAGTTTATTTTGATGGTGAAGCTGCTGCGGATTTATCGGAGGCAAAACTGCCGCACATCCTGATTGCTTCGGAAGCCGAAGCCAGCGAATATATTATCGATCGCGCTGCGGGGCCCAATCTCCAATACTTGATCTCGATCGGCACTCCCGGCGCGCCCGAACCCAAAATTTTTCACAAAGTCCCCAACCGACTGCGACAATCGTTTAACGACCTAGAAACCCCCGTAGACGACCCGGATCGCGTCTTGCCTGCACTTGATGACGTACTTGAAATTATTGACTTCGCCCTCAAAATCTCAGCGCGCCCTGGCAATTTGCTCGTCTGCTGCCAAAGCGGCATCAGCCGTTCTGCGGCTGCGGCTTTGACTGTATGTGCTGTACTGACTGGCCGTGGCCTTGAGAGCGAAGCTTGGGCCTTGGTACTCGCCGCCAGACCACAAGCCAGGCCGAACCGCTGGATGGTCGAATTGGCTGATGAAGCTTTGGGTAGGGGCGGTAAGTTATCGAATTTAGGAGTTACGCACGGGTAG
- a CDS encoding family 10 glycosylhydrolase, which produces MPFFLDVKSAISRFGWQFKQRFAETKTALNPSLQPSSLAPECGIRGVWIPSTDCQVLTSKQRIAEAMDFLADTGFNTVFPVVWNRGFTAYPSQIMREQFGCEIDARYQGRDPLGELTVEANRVGLKVIPWFEYGFVSSYNLKGGHLLAKKPEWAARDFNGNLLTKNKFEWMNSLDVEVQDFLLGLMLEVARNYPVSGVQGDDRIALPSEGGYDEKTVARYRQECGREPPQHPKERHWLHWRADIITEFVARLYRELKAINPDLLLSLSPSPYEWGLLEYLQDSPAWVDKKLVDMLHPQFYRRDFNGYKQLVDRLVGEQLSGEQLRCVSPGILLANRGSNYSMNPELLLQVIACNRQSGIPGEVLFFYEGLRDNGNALAEALKRGPYR; this is translated from the coding sequence ATGCCTTTTTTTCTAGATGTTAAGTCAGCAATTAGCAGATTTGGTTGGCAATTCAAACAGCGATTTGCAGAAACAAAAACTGCGCTAAATCCCAGTTTGCAGCCGAGTTCGTTGGCGCCAGAATGTGGAATTCGCGGTGTTTGGATACCCAGCACCGACTGCCAAGTTCTCACCTCAAAACAGCGGATTGCTGAGGCAATGGACTTTCTGGCAGATACGGGATTTAATACTGTATTTCCTGTTGTGTGGAACCGGGGTTTTACTGCTTATCCTTCTCAAATTATGCGCGAACAATTTGGGTGTGAAATTGACGCGCGCTATCAAGGGCGCGACCCTTTGGGTGAGTTAACTGTAGAAGCTAATAGAGTTGGTTTAAAAGTTATTCCTTGGTTTGAATACGGATTTGTGAGTTCTTACAATCTCAAGGGCGGTCATTTGCTGGCGAAGAAGCCGGAATGGGCGGCGCGGGATTTTAACGGCAATTTACTTACAAAAAATAAGTTTGAATGGATGAATTCTCTCGACGTGGAAGTGCAAGATTTTTTGCTGGGGTTGATGCTGGAAGTTGCGAGGAATTATCCGGTAAGCGGCGTTCAAGGAGACGATCGCATTGCGCTTCCCAGTGAAGGCGGTTATGACGAAAAAACGGTTGCACGCTACCGCCAAGAGTGCGGGAGAGAACCGCCGCAGCATCCGAAGGAGCGACATTGGCTGCACTGGCGCGCTGATATAATTACTGAGTTTGTGGCTCGCTTGTACCGAGAATTGAAGGCGATTAATCCTGATTTGTTGCTGTCGCTGTCGCCGAGTCCTTATGAATGGGGACTGCTGGAATATTTGCAAGATTCTCCAGCTTGGGTTGACAAAAAGTTGGTCGATATGCTTCACCCGCAGTTTTACCGCCGCGATTTTAACGGTTACAAACAATTGGTCGATCGACTGGTTGGAGAACAACTCAGCGGCGAGCAACTGCGCTGCGTGTCGCCCGGTATTTTGTTGGCGAATCGAGGCAGCAATTATAGCATGAATCCGGAACTGTTGTTGCAAGTAATTGCTTGCAACCGCCAGAGCGGCATTCCAGGAGAAGTGTTGTTTTTTTACGAAGGTTTGCGAGATAACGGTAATGCTTTGGCTGAGGCTTTGAAACGCGGGCCCTACCGCTGA
- the metK gene encoding methionine adenosyltransferase has translation MSRRYLFTSESVTEGHPDKICDQISDTILDALLTEDPKSRVAAEVVVNTGLMLLTGEITTKAQVNYIELARKKIADIGYIHADNGFSANSCSVLVALDSQSPDIAQGVNTAHESREQSSEEELDAIGAGDQGLMFGFACNETPELMPLPISLAHRICRQLAAVRKTGQLPYLRPDGKSQVTVTYEDGKPVGIDTILISTQHTETIGDITETSAVQAKIKEDLWATVVQPVFADINVKPDAETRFLVNPTGKFVVGGPQGDSGLTGRKIIVDTYGGYSRHGGGAFSGKDPTKVDRSAAYACRYVAKNIVAAGLAQKCEVQLSYAIGVARPVSMMIETFGTGQVDDDRLLEVVKQLFELRPAGIIQAFNLQNLPAERGGRFYQDVAAYGHFGRTDLELPWEQTDKAERLKEALSQQLSGVAK, from the coding sequence TTGTCACGCCGCTACCTGTTTACTTCTGAATCCGTCACTGAAGGCCATCCCGATAAAATCTGCGATCAAATTTCAGATACGATTTTAGATGCCTTACTGACTGAAGACCCTAAAAGTCGCGTCGCCGCCGAAGTTGTCGTCAACACCGGCTTGATGCTGCTGACGGGCGAAATTACCACGAAAGCTCAGGTAAATTACATCGAATTAGCGCGGAAAAAAATAGCCGATATTGGCTACATCCATGCTGACAACGGCTTTTCTGCCAATAGCTGCTCGGTGTTGGTGGCTCTGGACTCTCAATCTCCCGATATTGCTCAAGGGGTGAATACGGCTCACGAAAGTCGGGAACAATCCAGTGAAGAGGAGTTGGATGCCATCGGGGCTGGGGATCAAGGTTTGATGTTCGGCTTTGCTTGCAACGAAACGCCGGAATTGATGCCTCTGCCGATCAGTTTAGCGCACCGCATTTGCCGTCAACTGGCAGCAGTCCGCAAAACTGGTCAATTGCCTTACCTGCGCCCTGACGGCAAAAGCCAAGTTACCGTAACTTACGAAGACGGCAAACCTGTTGGCATTGATACGATTTTGATATCTACACAGCATACCGAAACGATCGGCGACATCACAGAAACGAGTGCTGTTCAAGCCAAGATTAAAGAAGACTTGTGGGCGACAGTAGTTCAACCCGTGTTTGCCGATATTAACGTCAAGCCGGATGCAGAAACTCGCTTCCTTGTCAATCCCACGGGCAAATTTGTCGTCGGCGGGCCTCAAGGAGATTCGGGTTTGACGGGCCGCAAAATTATTGTGGATACCTACGGCGGCTATTCCCGCCACGGCGGCGGCGCTTTTTCTGGCAAAGACCCCACGAAGGTAGACCGCAGTGCGGCTTATGCTTGTCGTTACGTTGCTAAGAATATCGTGGCTGCTGGTTTGGCCCAAAAGTGTGAAGTGCAGTTGAGTTATGCGATCGGCGTAGCGCGGCCTGTGAGCATGATGATCGAAACTTTTGGCACTGGCCAAGTTGATGACGATCGCCTTTTGGAAGTTGTCAAGCAGCTTTTTGAACTGCGTCCTGCTGGCATCATTCAGGCATTTAATTTGCAAAATTTGCCTGCGGAAAGAGGCGGTCGCTTCTATCAAGATGTGGCAGCTTACGGTCATTTTGGACGGACTGATTTAGAATTGCCTTGGGAGCAAACTGATAAGGCAGAACGTTTGAAAGAAGCTTTGAGCCAGCAGTTGTCTGGAGTAGCTAAATAG
- a CDS encoding AAA-like domain-containing protein gives MAGIPKSPNSIKTVADLEFPGGPIPLDSPFYIDRSPAEARACAEISKPGSLIRIKAPRKMGKSSLMLRIIKAAVDRGYRTVTVDFQQADAAVFASLDKFLRWLCVNVARQLKLEPNLDEFWDEDMGSKVSCSLYFENYLLEQIDSPLVLVLNEVNRVFERANIAQEFLPLLRFWYEQARQSETWQKLRITVIHSTEIYIALSLNQSPFNVGLPIKLSEFTAAQVQDLAHRHGLNWSDSYPVEQLMKMVGGHPYLVHLALYHLAVLQQNRLSAGENVPEDELAATALEQLLKSAPTQSGIYSDYLRNQSIAIQQQPELASAFQEVVAAKNSIHLEPLTAYQLDSMGLVKLNGNNCSLSCELYRLYFQEQNLCDDSFSSVGWEELQQENERLLALVNVDELTQIGNRRHFDSCLRAEWKHMTRDGLPISLILCDIDYFKIYNDTYGHQAGDSCLRSVARTIRRSLQRPADVAARYGGEEFAIILPQTDAAGALLVAENIRSKVKALNIVFQPETVDCLPNDVVTISLGIASVVPGPENDAATLVLAADEALYDSKRHGRDRLTMSTLLNFRFAAVN, from the coding sequence ATGGCAGGAATCCCAAAATCACCAAACTCGATCAAAACGGTTGCAGACCTTGAATTTCCAGGTGGGCCCATACCGCTTGACTCTCCATTTTATATCGATCGATCGCCCGCCGAAGCCCGAGCTTGTGCAGAAATTAGCAAGCCCGGGAGCCTGATTCGGATTAAAGCTCCTCGAAAAATGGGCAAAAGTTCGCTGATGCTGCGGATAATTAAGGCTGCGGTCGATCGCGGATACCGCACAGTTACTGTAGACTTTCAGCAAGCCGACGCAGCGGTTTTTGCGAGTTTAGATAAATTTTTGCGCTGGCTTTGTGTCAATGTCGCCCGCCAGCTCAAACTCGAACCAAATCTCGATGAATTCTGGGATGAAGATATGGGTAGCAAAGTAAGCTGCTCTCTTTACTTTGAAAACTATTTGCTCGAACAAATTGACAGTCCGCTTGTCTTGGTACTCAACGAAGTCAACCGAGTATTTGAACGCGCCAATATTGCTCAAGAATTCCTGCCGCTGCTGCGTTTTTGGTACGAACAAGCGCGACAGAGCGAAACCTGGCAAAAACTCCGCATCACCGTCATTCACTCAACCGAAATTTATATTGCTTTGAGTCTCAATCAATCTCCTTTTAATGTAGGGCTGCCGATTAAACTCTCAGAATTTACTGCCGCACAAGTCCAAGATTTGGCACACCGCCACGGACTCAACTGGAGCGACAGCTATCCGGTTGAGCAATTAATGAAAATGGTAGGCGGTCATCCTTATTTAGTACATTTAGCACTCTACCACCTAGCAGTTTTACAGCAAAACCGCCTGTCTGCTGGGGAGAACGTGCCAGAGGATGAGCTGGCGGCAACTGCGTTAGAACAACTGTTAAAATCAGCTCCTACCCAAAGCGGAATTTATAGCGACTACCTGCGTAATCAGTCGATCGCCATTCAGCAACAGCCAGAGCTCGCCTCCGCATTCCAAGAGGTTGTAGCTGCTAAAAATAGCATTCACCTCGAACCTTTGACTGCCTATCAGTTAGACAGTATGGGACTTGTTAAATTAAACGGAAATAACTGTAGTTTGTCTTGCGAATTGTACCGCCTCTATTTTCAAGAACAAAATTTGTGCGACGACAGTTTCTCCAGTGTTGGCTGGGAGGAGTTGCAGCAAGAAAACGAACGGTTGCTAGCTTTGGTGAATGTGGACGAACTTACTCAAATCGGCAACAGACGGCATTTTGACAGTTGCTTGCGAGCGGAGTGGAAACACATGACTCGCGACGGGTTGCCGATATCTTTAATTTTGTGCGACATCGATTATTTCAAAATATATAATGATACCTACGGACATCAAGCTGGAGATAGTTGTTTGCGATCGGTAGCTCGGACAATTCGCCGATCGCTCCAGCGTCCTGCTGATGTAGCCGCTCGCTACGGGGGCGAAGAATTTGCTATTATTTTACCTCAAACTGATGCCGCGGGCGCTCTGCTGGTGGCCGAAAACATTAGATCAAAAGTTAAAGCTTTGAATATTGTTTTTCAACCGGAGACAGTTGACTGTCTGCCTAATGATGTGGTAACGATTAGTTTGGGAATTGCCAGCGTTGTTCCCGGCCCGGAAAATGATGCAGCAACGCTGGTACTGGCGGCTGATGAGGCTCTCTACGACTCGAAAAGGCACGGGCGCGATCGGCTGACGATGAGCACGCTGTTAAATTTTCGATTTGCGGCGGTTAATTAG
- a CDS encoding rhodanese-like domain-containing protein produces the protein MFAQITVEELGRYLAETSADKLQLVDVRERYEIELAALPGFAVFPLSEFAEWSDAIDDRLNRDTETLVLCHHGVRSAQMCEWLSDRGFSNVKNIIGGIDAYSMVVDRTIPRY, from the coding sequence ATGTTTGCTCAAATTACAGTCGAAGAATTAGGTCGCTACTTAGCAGAAACGAGTGCGGATAAATTGCAGCTTGTAGACGTGCGGGAACGTTACGAAATTGAACTGGCGGCTCTGCCGGGATTTGCCGTTTTTCCGCTGAGCGAGTTTGCCGAATGGTCTGATGCAATTGACGATCGACTAAATCGTGACACAGAAACCCTAGTGCTGTGCCACCACGGAGTGCGATCGGCTCAAATGTGCGAGTGGTTGAGCGATCGGGGATTTAGCAACGTTAAAAATATCATTGGTGGTATCGATGCTTACTCGATGGTGGTCGATCGCACCATCCCGCGCTATTAA